From Mucilaginibacter rubeus, a single genomic window includes:
- a CDS encoding YtxH domain-containing protein produces MKDQAKIIAALLVGAAAGAALGLLLAPEKGTELRGDIADYINDLVDTAKTKAQNTAGEIKDYSSNVIDKAKTKFSGTVSDLWDAKDNAVDAAKSKAHDLADKASDAAENAKDKVKATANDWNNSVQNA; encoded by the coding sequence ATGAAAGATCAAGCAAAAATTATAGCAGCATTATTAGTAGGTGCTGCAGCTGGTGCTGCTTTGGGTTTATTGTTAGCGCCTGAAAAAGGCACCGAGTTAAGGGGCGACATTGCAGACTATATAAATGACCTGGTTGATACAGCCAAGACCAAAGCTCAAAACACAGCCGGTGAAATCAAAGATTACAGCAGTAATGTAATTGATAAAGCTAAAACCAAGTTTAGCGGCACGGTAAGCGATCTTTGGGATGCAAAAGATAATGCCGTTGATGCTGCAAAATCAAAAGCTCATGATCTTGCAGACAAAGCCAGCGATGCCGCTGAAAACGCAAAAGATAAAGTTAAAGCAACTGCTAATGACTGGAACAATTCTGTACAAAACGCATAA
- a CDS encoding cold-shock protein, translating into MQNQGTVKFFNETKGFGFIVPSNGGPDIFVHSTGLIDEVRENDTVEYEVENGRKGLNAVNVKVI; encoded by the coding sequence ATGCAAAATCAAGGAACAGTAAAATTCTTCAACGAAACAAAAGGTTTCGGATTCATCGTGCCAAGCAATGGCGGTCCGGATATCTTTGTTCATTCAACAGGCCTTATCGACGAAGTTCGCGAAAACGACACCGTTGAGTACGAAGTTGAAAATGGCCGTAAAGGTCTTAACGCGGTAAATGTAAAAGTTATATAA
- a CDS encoding GAF domain-containing protein: MNDEPLRLRAVKRFKDLDNDIVVDLNDIVGLAAQICGTPVALVTLLDSDMQWFKASTGTHISCTPREVAFCNHTIAQNKVLVVPDLLNDERFNTNPLVVNEPLTRFYAGAPLITKDGHALGSLCVIDFKPNDLNHQQAKSLKTLAKQVVNLMELNSSLRSLEQQHQHSQSQKASISESEMKLKAIFDSSKDTHILVGRNLEVMAFNKSASVFIKSVYNKKLANGDNIIAYTEPTMIHSFSKYFAVALTGRSIKREWELQTNTPNACWKETSFIPVKDNNGEVIGVAINSTDITTRKRHEEQISIQNEALNRIAIIQSHELRRPVASLLGILDLMRMENIDFGYFNMIEHTVNELDEKIRGIVKDSEDTIQGHHLAIVA; the protein is encoded by the coding sequence ATGAATGACGAACCCCTGCGTCTGCGTGCCGTTAAGAGATTTAAGGATCTGGATAACGATATTGTAGTCGATTTAAATGACATAGTAGGATTAGCAGCTCAGATCTGCGGCACCCCCGTTGCCCTGGTTACCTTGCTTGATTCGGATATGCAATGGTTTAAAGCCTCCACCGGTACCCATATTAGCTGTACCCCGCGCGAGGTTGCATTTTGCAACCACACCATAGCCCAAAACAAGGTGCTGGTAGTGCCAGATCTGCTTAACGACGAACGTTTCAATACCAACCCCCTTGTGGTTAATGAGCCCCTTACCAGGTTTTATGCCGGCGCTCCGCTAATCACCAAGGATGGCCACGCCCTTGGCAGCTTATGCGTTATCGATTTTAAACCCAATGACCTCAATCATCAGCAGGCCAAGTCATTAAAAACGCTGGCAAAACAGGTGGTAAATCTTATGGAGCTTAATTCAAGCCTGCGTTCGCTTGAGCAGCAACACCAGCATTCCCAATCGCAAAAGGCATCCATCAGCGAATCGGAGATGAAGTTGAAAGCAATTTTCGATAGCTCAAAAGATACTCATATCCTGGTTGGCCGTAACCTGGAGGTTATGGCATTCAACAAATCGGCTTCGGTGTTCATCAAAAGTGTATACAATAAAAAACTGGCCAATGGCGATAACATCATTGCCTATACAGAACCGACGATGATCCACAGCTTTTCAAAATATTTTGCAGTGGCGTTAACCGGCCGTTCTATAAAACGAGAATGGGAACTGCAGACCAATACACCTAATGCCTGCTGGAAAGAGACTTCGTTTATCCCGGTAAAAGACAATAACGGCGAAGTTATCGGCGTAGCCATTAATTCTACTGATATTACCACACGCAAAAGGCACGAGGAACAAATCAGCATTCAAAACGAGGCGCTTAACAGGATAGCCATCATCCAATCGCATGAATTGAGAAGGCCGGTGGCATCATTACTTGGCATTTTAGACCTGATGCGGATGGAAAACATCGACTTTGGTTATTTCAATATGATTGAGCATACCGTTAACGAGCTGGATGAAAAGATCAGAGGGATAGTAAAAGATTCGGAGGATACCATACAAGGCCATCATTTGGCAATAGTAGCCTGA
- a CDS encoding M1 family metallopeptidase, translating into MIRPIILSALSCMVFVQVKAQSLYMPRDIQKAFKNETRSADGRPGKNYWQNYGRYNISITAVPQNRTVKGTEQITYVNNSPDTLKKLNMKLILNIHKPGSARFGDAGADYLTPGIQFDNFAINGEVKKVPSASTNQYVSLSKPLMPHDSVKLDIGWHFELSKQSGREGMIDSTTCYLAYFYPRVSVYDDYNGWDRLPFLDAQEFYNDFNDYTLHVTAPKNYVVWATGTLQNPNEVLQPEYAKRLQASFTSDSTIHVASAAEMAAHKVTAQKDMNTWTWTANDISDMAVGISDHYVWDAASVVVDDATKRRASMQAAFLDSSEDFHHAVQAGRHSLGWLSHNWPGVPYPFPKMTSFQGFADMEYPMMVNDSHTNDIRFSQFVQDHEIAHTYFPFYMGINESRYAFMDEGWATTFELLIGASEVGKEKAEALYKDFRVDRWIHDASTAEDQPVITPSSELRGGYGNNSYGKPSLSYFALKDMLGDELFKKALHGYMDRWHGKHPIPWDYFNSMSNITGKNLDWFFNNWFFTNYYIDLSLKSVSKSSGGYTAAIKNVGGFVVPFDVKVTYADGSTESIHETPVVWEKNQKQISVDIKTTKAIKSVTLDGGIFMDADESNNTWNK; encoded by the coding sequence ATGATCAGACCCATTATTTTATCTGCCTTATCCTGCATGGTATTTGTTCAGGTTAAGGCCCAATCCCTGTATATGCCACGCGATATACAGAAGGCATTTAAAAACGAAACCCGATCGGCCGACGGTCGCCCGGGCAAAAATTACTGGCAAAATTACGGCCGCTATAATATCAGCATTACAGCCGTACCTCAAAACCGTACTGTAAAAGGAACAGAACAGATCACTTATGTTAATAACAGCCCTGATACCTTAAAAAAACTTAACATGAAGCTGATCCTGAATATTCACAAACCAGGTTCGGCGCGTTTTGGGGATGCTGGGGCAGACTATCTGACACCGGGTATTCAGTTTGATAATTTTGCAATTAATGGCGAGGTTAAAAAAGTTCCATCTGCCTCAACAAATCAGTATGTAAGTCTAAGTAAACCATTGATGCCGCATGATTCGGTTAAGCTGGATATCGGCTGGCATTTTGAGCTATCTAAGCAAAGTGGCCGCGAGGGTATGATTGATTCAACCACCTGCTACCTGGCCTATTTTTATCCGCGCGTATCGGTGTATGATGATTATAATGGCTGGGACAGGTTGCCTTTCCTTGATGCCCAGGAGTTTTATAACGACTTTAATGATTATACCCTGCACGTAACCGCCCCTAAAAACTATGTGGTTTGGGCTACAGGTACACTGCAAAACCCTAACGAGGTATTGCAGCCGGAGTATGCAAAACGCCTGCAGGCTTCCTTCACCAGCGATTCAACTATTCACGTTGCTTCGGCGGCAGAAATGGCCGCGCATAAGGTAACAGCGCAGAAAGATATGAATACCTGGACCTGGACTGCTAATGACATCAGTGACATGGCCGTAGGTATTAGTGATCATTATGTATGGGATGCAGCAAGTGTTGTCGTTGATGACGCTACAAAACGCCGTGCAAGCATGCAGGCTGCCTTTTTAGATAGCTCTGAAGATTTTCATCACGCCGTACAGGCAGGGCGCCATTCATTAGGTTGGTTGTCGCACAACTGGCCGGGTGTACCTTATCCATTCCCTAAAATGACCTCATTCCAGGGCTTTGCGGATATGGAATACCCAATGATGGTAAACGATAGCCATACCAATGATATCCGTTTTTCGCAATTTGTGCAGGATCATGAAATAGCGCATACGTATTTCCCTTTTTACATGGGTATCAACGAAAGCCGCTACGCGTTTATGGACGAAGGCTGGGCTACCACCTTTGAATTGCTGATAGGGGCCTCAGAAGTTGGTAAGGAAAAAGCTGAAGCATTATACAAAGATTTCCGTGTTGACAGGTGGATCCATGATGCCTCAACTGCCGAAGATCAGCCGGTTATTACACCTTCAAGCGAGCTAAGGGGAGGTTATGGTAATAACTCTTATGGCAAGCCATCATTAAGTTACTTTGCCCTGAAAGATATGCTGGGCGACGAGCTGTTCAAAAAAGCTTTACATGGATATATGGATCGCTGGCACGGTAAACACCCTATTCCGTGGGATTACTTTAACTCTATGAGCAATATCACCGGTAAAAACCTCGATTGGTTTTTTAATAACTGGTTCTTCACCAATTACTACATTGATCTGTCGTTGAAAAGCGTAAGCAAATCATCAGGCGGTTATACCGCAGCAATTAAAAATGTTGGTGGCTTTGTAGTGCCGTTTGATGTAAAGGTTACTTATGCGGATGGCTCAACAGAAAGCATTCACGAAACTCCGGTAGTTTGGGAAAAAAATCAAAAACAGATTTCGGTAGATATCAAAACCACTAAAGCAATCAAATCGGTTACGTTAGATGGCGGCATATTTATGGATGCTGATGAAAGCAACAATACCTGGAATAAATAA
- a CDS encoding DUF892 family protein, with product MSNNTPKTLDNDLLKQVFVHNLNRIYFGKCYLDKHLEHLKSLASFTALQQGIQEFWDDIKKQIDRMKQVYKLIDEIPSDKNCNPIKSIVKDEFCLDEAQSIPVLLDMDIMMYLQLLEHINITSCHMLIMVAKQLNYTEAQQLLTECKDESIDNDELFTLIIKEYIVAD from the coding sequence ATGAGCAACAATACCCCTAAAACACTGGATAATGATTTGTTAAAACAAGTATTTGTCCACAATCTAAACCGGATCTATTTTGGTAAATGTTACCTCGATAAACATCTTGAACATCTGAAAAGTCTTGCTTCATTTACGGCACTACAGCAGGGGATACAGGAGTTTTGGGATGATATCAAAAAGCAGATCGACCGGATGAAACAGGTTTATAAACTGATTGACGAAATTCCTTCAGATAAAAACTGTAACCCTATAAAGTCCATTGTTAAAGATGAGTTTTGTCTTGATGAAGCGCAGTCTATTCCTGTATTGCTGGATATGGATATTATGATGTATCTGCAACTACTTGAGCATATTAATATAACCTCATGTCATATGCTTATTATGGTGGCCAAACAGCTTAACTATACTGAGGCTCAGCAACTACTTACCGAATGTAAAGACGAATCAATTGATAATGACGAGCTTTTTACGCTCATTATCAAGGAATATATAGTTGCCGATTAA